One window of Oscillibacter hominis genomic DNA carries:
- a CDS encoding redoxin family protein: MNLSLGTSIPAITVFFQGLLSFFSPCVLPLVPLYVSYLAGGAKTVDGQGNIRYPRGKVMVNTAFFVVGVSFAFFLLGFGFTALGRFFSSNQRIFTTVSGLIMFLFGVYQLGALGTSSVLEQEHRLPFRLDQWAMNPVVALILGFTFSFAWTPCVGPTLGSVLLMASSASSAGMGFFLIGVYTLGFVIPFLAVGLFTGAVLGFFKHHQQVVRYTVKIGAVLLILMGIMTMTGFMNGISGYLSTTGGAQQSESQSGSQPEPGQEDTAAAPDFTLVDQNGDTHTLSDYQGKTVFLNFWATWCGPCQREMPEIQALYEDYGSNEEDIVVLGVANPKSKEYPYNQDKTQEEVEQFLEDGGYTFPVVMDTTGQVFADYGIQAFPTTFLIDSDGNVFGYVSGQMSREMMESAIEQAVSGQRVE; encoded by the coding sequence ATGAACTTATCGCTTGGAACCAGCATACCCGCGATTACGGTGTTTTTCCAGGGGCTGCTGAGCTTTTTCTCCCCCTGCGTGCTACCTCTGGTGCCTCTTTATGTGAGCTATCTGGCGGGAGGCGCCAAAACAGTGGACGGGCAGGGGAACATCCGCTACCCCAGGGGGAAGGTGATGGTCAACACAGCGTTTTTTGTGGTGGGCGTCAGTTTTGCCTTTTTCCTGTTGGGATTCGGCTTCACCGCCCTGGGGCGCTTTTTCAGCTCCAACCAGCGGATTTTCACCACAGTCAGCGGTTTGATCATGTTCCTCTTCGGAGTTTACCAGCTTGGCGCGCTGGGTACGTCCAGCGTGCTGGAGCAGGAGCACCGGCTGCCCTTCCGGCTTGATCAATGGGCCATGAACCCGGTTGTGGCGCTGATCCTTGGGTTTACCTTCAGCTTTGCCTGGACTCCCTGCGTGGGCCCCACGCTGGGCAGCGTGCTGCTGATGGCCTCCTCTGCCTCCAGCGCCGGCATGGGGTTTTTCCTCATTGGCGTATATACCCTGGGCTTTGTGATCCCGTTTTTGGCGGTGGGGCTCTTTACCGGCGCCGTGCTGGGATTTTTCAAGCACCACCAGCAGGTGGTGCGCTACACGGTCAAAATCGGGGCGGTGCTCCTGATCCTCATGGGCATCATGACCATGACCGGCTTTATGAACGGCATCTCCGGCTACCTCTCCACCACCGGCGGAGCCCAGCAGAGCGAAAGCCAGTCCGGTTCCCAGCCGGAGCCTGGCCAGGAGGACACGGCGGCCGCGCCGGATTTCACGCTGGTGGATCAAAACGGGGACACCCACACCCTTTCGGACTATCAGGGGAAGACTGTGTTTTTGAATTTCTGGGCCACCTGGTGCGGGCCCTGCCAGCGCGAGATGCCGGAGATTCAAGCGCTCTATGAGGACTACGGCAGCAACGAAGAGGACATCGTGGTGCTGGGCGTGGCCAATCCCAAGTCCAAGGAGTACCCCTACAATCAGGATAAAACCCAGGAGGAAGTGGAGCAGTTCCTTGAGGACGGAGGCTATACCTTCCCGGTGGTGATGGACACCACGGGCCAGGTTTTTGCCGATTACGGCATTCAAGCCTTTCCCACCACCTTCCTCATCGACTCCGACGGCAATGTATTCGGGTATGTCTCCGGCCAGATGTCCCGGGAAATGATGGAGA
- a CDS encoding RrF2 family transcriptional regulator, with protein MNSSFCVAVHALVYLNHKACMLSSEDLAENICTNPARVRKVMSALKKAGLVYTKEGSVGGYQFTGDPEHLTLDRVADALSVRFVESSWRSGDSDMECLVASGMADLMDELYLDLDARCKERLAQISIADLDHRIFSTRRQKESERSMV; from the coding sequence ATGAACAGTTCATTTTGTGTTGCAGTGCATGCCCTGGTCTATCTCAACCACAAAGCGTGTATGCTCTCCAGTGAAGACCTGGCGGAAAACATCTGCACCAATCCGGCCCGGGTGCGCAAGGTGATGTCCGCGCTGAAGAAGGCGGGGCTGGTGTATACAAAAGAGGGCAGCGTGGGAGGCTATCAGTTTACAGGCGACCCGGAGCATCTTACGCTGGATCGGGTTGCGGATGCGCTCAGCGTGCGGTTTGTGGAGTCCTCGTGGCGCAGCGGTGACTCCGACATGGAGTGTCTTGTGGCCTCCGGCATGGCGGACTTGATGGATGAACTTTACCTTGACCTGGACGCGCGCTGCAAAGAGCGGCTGGCGCAGATCAGCATTGCCGATCTGGACCACCGGATTTTCAGCACCCGCCGGCAAAAGGAATCGGAAAGGAGCATGGTATGA
- the pepD gene encoding beta-Ala-His dipeptidase, with protein sequence MGRNYTLTGIEPADVWNYFYQISQIPRNSGNREPITAYLMDFCQKHGIKARRDEAYNVIAQVPASPGYEDAPSVILHSHVDMVCIKDEGVEHDFSKDPIRAYAENGIVTAEGTTLGGDDGIGMAFMLACMADAEAEHPALECVFTADEETDMDGGRRLDYTQLKSRYYINIDGMGVAVGSAGEIDVRLLMPRSHTPVKEHNLVHRVSVSGLKGGHSGAEALYERANAITLLNRVLLELTNHADIQILSLQGGRAGGCMATAIPTSASAVIAVPESHMNGARDAVAKCTAVLKKEYARRDPGISIVLESCDSGLDALSDEDADKVLDLLTLLPDGLRSTHQDFAQTLGSTSNVGVLESRDDVVEFAVTIRSTDTKRFYLYEQVCRLAGRLGVDVELLCDFPAWEYSVNDQWMDMIRRLYPEYPPFLLGGTGEIGYFTEHIPGLNAVSLTPSAYNCHSTGEYLDIQECAYFYNNLKTLLKQMKELEK encoded by the coding sequence ATGGGAAGGAACTATACGCTTACTGGGATTGAGCCTGCGGATGTTTGGAACTATTTTTATCAAATTTCCCAGATTCCAAGAAATTCCGGCAACAGAGAGCCGATCACCGCATACCTGATGGACTTCTGCCAAAAACACGGGATCAAAGCGCGCCGAGACGAAGCGTACAACGTGATTGCACAGGTCCCGGCCTCTCCGGGGTATGAAGATGCGCCCTCCGTTATCCTGCATTCCCACGTGGACATGGTCTGCATAAAGGATGAGGGCGTGGAGCATGACTTTTCCAAAGACCCGATCCGCGCATATGCGGAAAATGGTATCGTCACCGCCGAAGGGACCACCCTTGGCGGGGACGACGGCATCGGGATGGCGTTTATGCTGGCCTGTATGGCTGATGCGGAGGCGGAACACCCGGCCCTGGAGTGCGTGTTTACGGCCGACGAGGAAACCGACATGGACGGCGGCAGGCGGCTGGACTATACGCAGCTGAAAAGCAGGTACTACATCAACATCGACGGCATGGGTGTCGCGGTCGGCAGTGCGGGCGAGATCGACGTCCGCCTTTTGATGCCACGCAGCCATACGCCCGTCAAAGAGCACAATCTGGTGCACAGGGTGTCTGTCAGCGGGCTCAAGGGCGGGCACAGCGGTGCGGAAGCGCTTTATGAGCGGGCCAATGCGATCACCCTGCTCAACCGCGTATTGCTGGAGCTGACCAACCACGCGGACATACAGATCCTTTCCCTCCAGGGCGGGCGGGCAGGCGGCTGTATGGCCACCGCGATCCCCACCTCAGCATCCGCGGTCATCGCCGTTCCGGAATCCCATATGAACGGCGCCCGGGATGCGGTGGCAAAATGCACGGCCGTACTGAAGAAGGAATACGCCAGACGGGACCCTGGTATTTCCATTGTGCTGGAATCCTGTGACAGCGGATTGGACGCGCTTTCCGATGAGGATGCGGATAAGGTGCTTGACCTTCTCACCCTGCTGCCGGATGGGCTGCGCTCCACCCATCAGGACTTTGCGCAGACCTTGGGCAGCACGTCCAACGTGGGCGTGCTGGAGAGCCGGGACGATGTGGTGGAATTTGCGGTGACCATCCGCAGCACCGACACCAAGCGGTTTTACCTCTATGAGCAGGTCTGCCGCCTCGCCGGGAGATTGGGGGTGGACGTGGAGCTGCTCTGTGATTTCCCCGCCTGGGAATACAGCGTCAATGACCAATGGATGGATATGATCCGCAGGCTTTACCCGGAGTACCCGCCCTTCCTCCTGGGCGGCACGGGGGAGATCGGATACTTTACCGAACACATCCCCGGGCTGAACGCGGTGTCCCTGACGCCTTCCGCCTACAACTGCCACTCCACAGGAGAATATTTGGACATTCAGGAGTGCGCTTACTTTTACAACAATCTGAAAACCCTTTTAAAGCAGATGAAGGAGCTTGAGAAATAA
- a CDS encoding GNAT family N-acetyltransferase: METSIRMAAAEDARALLAIYAPYVEQTAISFEYEVPTVAEFAGRIQKTLERYPYLVAERDGTPVGYAYASAFHGRAAYSWSVECSVYVEQGCRQGGVGRRLYQSLEGLLVRQNILNAYACIAYPNPASIAFHERMGYRTIGHFTQCGYKLGRWWDMVWMEKMLAGHPERPEPLLPIGTL; this comes from the coding sequence ATGGAAACCAGCATTCGGATGGCTGCTGCTGAGGACGCCCGGGCGCTCCTCGCCATCTATGCCCCCTATGTGGAGCAGACGGCCATCAGCTTTGAGTACGAGGTGCCCACAGTGGCGGAGTTTGCCGGCCGGATTCAAAAGACCCTGGAGCGCTACCCCTATTTGGTGGCGGAGCGGGACGGGACGCCGGTGGGATATGCCTACGCATCCGCCTTCCACGGCCGGGCTGCCTACAGCTGGTCGGTGGAATGCTCCGTCTATGTGGAGCAGGGCTGCCGCCAGGGCGGTGTGGGACGGAGGCTCTACCAGTCCCTGGAGGGGCTGCTGGTGCGCCAGAATATCCTCAACGCCTATGCCTGCATCGCCTACCCCAACCCCGCCAGCATTGCCTTTCATGAGCGCATGGGCTATCGGACCATCGGCCACTTCACCCAGTGCGGCTATAAGCTGGGCCGCTGGTGGGACATGGTTTGGATGGAGAAGATGCTGGCCGGCCACCCGGAGCGCCCGGAACCCCTGCTGCCCATCGGAACACTGTGA
- a CDS encoding esterase/lipase family protein — MNAARKALNTLFLLAACNAVWIFLLVGGGTLGAAATVLLAAGFLIINVRPAARTAPTGRIRQLEAGAELLKLFLITATINTVWMALLLPFAIQDAGSGGLLSGMFWTVWIISAVIMVLAEAVLFWNGMIRVYLTSVQLGIRHRVLAALCGWIPGLNIWYLCKVIRIAAREVEFETQKWELDQVRAESEVCKTKYPLLLVHGVFFRDFRYLSYWGRIPRALLKNGAVIYYGQQQSAASVEECGAELAERIQEIVEETGCEKVNIIAHSKGGLDSRAAISHFGCDRYVASLTTINTPHRGCIFAEYLLNKAPEGFRRKVSSAYNAALKKLGDREPDFLAAVTDLTETECLRRNEVTPDMPGVFYQSVMSYCEKAGSGKFPLNVSYPVVKHFDGQNDGLVSVDSARWGERFTLLEPSGGRGISHGDVIDLNRENIQSFDVREFYVQLAAGLKERGL, encoded by the coding sequence TTGAACGCAGCAAGAAAGGCGCTGAACACGCTGTTCCTTCTCGCTGCGTGCAACGCTGTCTGGATTTTTCTCCTTGTGGGAGGCGGAACCCTGGGCGCGGCAGCGACCGTGCTTCTCGCGGCAGGATTCCTGATTATCAATGTGCGGCCCGCTGCCAGGACGGCGCCCACGGGGCGTATCCGCCAATTGGAGGCAGGCGCCGAATTGCTGAAGCTCTTTTTGATCACCGCCACAATCAATACGGTGTGGATGGCGCTTTTGCTGCCCTTTGCAATTCAGGATGCCGGCAGCGGTGGGCTTTTGTCCGGGATGTTTTGGACGGTCTGGATCATCAGCGCCGTCATCATGGTGCTTGCGGAGGCGGTCCTCTTCTGGAACGGCATGATCCGGGTGTACCTCACTTCCGTCCAGCTGGGGATCAGGCACCGGGTGCTGGCGGCGCTCTGCGGCTGGATACCGGGCCTGAACATCTGGTATCTCTGCAAGGTCATCCGCATCGCCGCCCGGGAGGTGGAGTTTGAAACCCAGAAGTGGGAATTGGACCAGGTCCGGGCGGAGAGTGAGGTGTGCAAAACCAAATATCCGCTGCTGCTGGTTCACGGCGTATTTTTCCGGGATTTCCGCTATTTGAGCTACTGGGGCCGCATCCCCCGCGCACTGTTGAAAAACGGCGCTGTGATTTACTACGGCCAGCAGCAGTCCGCCGCCTCTGTGGAGGAGTGCGGCGCCGAGTTGGCGGAGCGCATCCAAGAGATCGTGGAGGAGACGGGCTGCGAAAAGGTGAATATCATCGCCCACTCCAAGGGCGGCCTGGACAGCCGCGCGGCCATCAGCCACTTTGGCTGCGACCGGTATGTGGCGTCGCTGACCACCATCAATACGCCCCACCGGGGCTGCATCTTTGCCGAGTACCTGCTCAACAAGGCGCCGGAGGGATTCCGGCGGAAGGTGTCCTCGGCGTACAACGCCGCATTGAAAAAGCTTGGGGATCGGGAGCCGGACTTTCTGGCGGCCGTGACGGACCTGACCGAGACGGAGTGCCTCCGGCGCAACGAGGTGACGCCGGATATGCCCGGAGTGTTCTACCAAAGCGTGATGTCGTACTGCGAAAAGGCCGGAAGCGGGAAGTTCCCGCTGAATGTGTCCTATCCGGTGGTGAAGCATTTTGACGGGCAGAACGACGGCTTGGTCTCCGTGGATTCCGCCAGGTGGGGGGAGCGCTTTACCCTGCTGGAGCCCTCCGGGGGACGGGGAATCTCCCACGGCGATGTGATCGACTTGAACCGTGAGAACATCCAAAGTTTTGACGTACGGGAATTTTATGTGCAGCTGGCCGCTGGCCTGAAGGAGCGGGGGCTGTAA
- a CDS encoding EFR1 family ferrodoxin (N-terminal region resembles flavodoxins. C-terminal ferrodoxin region binds two 4Fe-4S clusters.) encodes MKMEKVWAVYWSATGTTEKVVSTMAEEASKRLRLPLEKIDFTLPCMREKVFSFQGTDLVFFGTPTYAGRVPNKVLPFVQSQFAGNGALAVSVVLFGNRSFDNSLAELASELESHGFHTVAASAFVGQHAFSDVLAAGRPAEADLRQAADFASQVADKVSSLTALPGPIAVPGDPEAPYYVPKGVDGQSAKFLKAKPKTDPEKCVSCGLCASICPMGAIDPADVSSVPGLCIKCHACIKRCPTHAKYLDDPAFLSHKAMLEQTFSEPKVNVVIL; translated from the coding sequence ATGAAGATGGAAAAAGTCTGGGCTGTTTATTGGAGCGCCACGGGTACCACGGAGAAAGTGGTATCTACCATGGCGGAGGAGGCGTCAAAGCGCTTAAGGCTGCCGCTGGAGAAGATCGACTTCACGCTTCCGTGTATGCGGGAGAAGGTGTTTTCCTTCCAGGGGACGGACTTGGTGTTTTTCGGGACGCCCACCTATGCGGGCAGGGTGCCCAACAAGGTGCTGCCCTTTGTCCAGAGCCAGTTCGCGGGAAACGGCGCTTTGGCTGTGAGCGTGGTGCTCTTCGGCAACCGCAGCTTTGATAACTCCCTGGCGGAGCTGGCCTCGGAGCTGGAAAGCCACGGCTTCCACACAGTGGCGGCCTCCGCCTTTGTGGGCCAGCACGCCTTTTCCGACGTCCTGGCCGCCGGCCGGCCGGCGGAAGCGGATTTGCGCCAGGCGGCGGACTTCGCCTCGCAGGTCGCCGACAAGGTGAGCAGCCTCACCGCCCTTCCCGGGCCGATAGCGGTGCCCGGCGACCCGGAGGCGCCCTACTATGTGCCCAAGGGCGTGGATGGGCAGAGCGCCAAATTCCTGAAGGCCAAACCCAAGACCGATCCGGAAAAGTGCGTTTCCTGCGGGCTCTGCGCCAGCATCTGCCCCATGGGCGCCATTGATCCGGCAGACGTGTCCAGCGTGCCGGGCCTTTGCATCAAGTGCCACGCCTGCATCAAGCGCTGCCCCACCCACGCAAAGTACTTAGATGACCCGGCCTTCCTCTCCCACAAGGCTATGCTGGAGCAGACCTTCTCAGAGCCGAAGGTGAATGTGGTGATCCTTTGA
- a CDS encoding ATP-dependent Clp protease ATP-binding subunit, with product MQPTLCSRCKKNVAVVFISKLEEGKTVNEGLCLKCAKELGLPQVDDMMKRMGISDEDLENINSEMLQAFGGAENAEDLPDGDDEEEEEGKTATFPFLNRLFSNESGASSNSAPAGGEGEETGRREKERKGDKKRKYLESYCISLSQKALDGKLDNIVGREQEIERVIQILNRRQKNNPCLIGEPGVGKTAIAEGLAQRIAGGSVPFKLRGKEVYLLDLTALVAGTQFRGQFESRMKGLIDEVKRLGNIILVIDEVHNIVGAGDAEGSMNAANILKPALSRGEIQVIGATTFTEYRKSIEKDTALERRFQPVTVNEPNLEDTLKILRGIAHYYESYHGVKIPDGILRQAVVLSERYITDRFLPDKAIDLIDEACSDLNLKDPSISRRMMAQREMDDYEKERAMIEEKEEKANSDYERLAYLKSKELKLKTELDELCAKGDPQLSMENLAHVIELWTKIPASRIREEEFRRLAELEDRLKAHIVGQDEAIAAVAAAVRRNRVGISPKHKPVSFIFVGSTGVGKTELVKQLADDLFNTPDALIRLDMSEFMEKYSVSRIVGSPPGYVGYDEAGQLTEKIRRKPYAVVLFDEIEKAHPDVLNILLQILDDGEITDAHGRKVNFENTVIVMTSNAGSDKKEGTVGFDRTRNEQGRDRAMKALGQFLRPEFINRVDEIVYFNQLTEENFRAIARIMLGELTDSLKEKGIVLSCDDALVDWLTHKSYSLAYGARNLRRTIQKELEDPMAMAIIQSYESPVTQIRATVENNAVKLYTL from the coding sequence ATGCAACCTACACTTTGTTCAAGATGTAAAAAAAACGTGGCCGTGGTGTTTATTTCCAAGCTGGAAGAGGGCAAGACGGTAAATGAGGGGCTGTGCCTCAAGTGCGCCAAGGAGCTGGGGCTGCCCCAGGTGGACGACATGATGAAGCGCATGGGCATCTCCGACGAGGATCTGGAGAACATCAACTCCGAGATGCTCCAGGCCTTTGGCGGCGCTGAAAACGCGGAGGACCTGCCCGATGGGGACGACGAGGAGGAAGAGGAGGGCAAGACCGCCACGTTCCCCTTCCTGAACCGTCTCTTTTCCAACGAGTCCGGCGCCTCCTCCAACTCCGCGCCCGCCGGCGGTGAAGGCGAGGAGACCGGCCGCCGGGAAAAGGAGCGCAAGGGGGATAAAAAGCGCAAGTATCTGGAGAGCTACTGCATCAGCCTGAGCCAGAAAGCACTGGACGGGAAATTGGACAACATCGTGGGCCGGGAGCAGGAGATCGAACGGGTGATCCAGATCCTGAACCGCCGCCAGAAAAACAACCCCTGCCTCATCGGTGAGCCCGGCGTAGGCAAGACCGCCATCGCCGAGGGGCTGGCCCAGCGGATTGCCGGCGGCAGCGTGCCTTTCAAGCTCCGGGGGAAGGAGGTCTATCTCCTGGACCTCACCGCCCTGGTGGCGGGCACCCAGTTCCGGGGCCAGTTTGAAAGCCGGATGAAGGGCCTGATCGACGAGGTCAAGCGGCTGGGCAATATCATCCTGGTCATCGACGAGGTGCACAACATTGTGGGGGCCGGCGACGCGGAGGGCAGCATGAACGCCGCCAATATCCTTAAGCCCGCCCTCAGCCGCGGCGAAATCCAGGTTATCGGCGCTACCACCTTCACCGAGTACCGCAAGAGCATCGAGAAGGACACCGCCCTGGAGCGGCGCTTCCAGCCGGTGACGGTAAACGAGCCCAACCTGGAGGATACGCTGAAAATCCTCAGGGGCATTGCCCACTATTATGAGTCCTACCACGGCGTGAAAATCCCGGATGGGATTTTGCGCCAGGCGGTGGTGCTCAGCGAGCGCTATATCACCGACCGCTTCCTGCCGGACAAGGCCATCGACCTCATCGACGAGGCCTGTTCGGACCTGAATTTGAAGGACCCGTCCATTTCCCGCAGGATGATGGCCCAGCGTGAAATGGACGACTACGAAAAAGAGCGGGCCATGATCGAGGAAAAAGAGGAGAAGGCCAACAGCGACTACGAGCGCCTGGCCTACCTCAAGAGCAAGGAGCTGAAGCTGAAGACTGAACTGGATGAGCTGTGCGCCAAGGGCGATCCTCAGCTCTCCATGGAGAACCTGGCCCACGTCATCGAGCTGTGGACCAAGATTCCGGCCTCCCGCATCCGGGAGGAGGAGTTCCGGCGCCTGGCGGAGCTGGAGGATCGGCTGAAGGCCCATATCGTCGGCCAGGACGAGGCCATCGCCGCCGTGGCCGCGGCGGTCCGCCGCAACCGGGTGGGCATCTCCCCCAAGCACAAGCCGGTCTCCTTTATCTTCGTAGGCTCCACCGGTGTGGGCAAGACGGAGCTGGTCAAACAGTTGGCCGACGACCTGTTCAACACCCCGGACGCCCTCATCCGGCTGGATATGTCTGAGTTCATGGAGAAGTACTCCGTCTCCCGTATCGTGGGATCGCCGCCCGGCTATGTGGGTTATGACGAGGCAGGCCAGCTGACGGAAAAAATCCGCCGCAAGCCCTATGCTGTGGTCCTTTTTGACGAGATTGAAAAGGCCCATCCCGACGTGCTGAACATCCTCTTACAGATTTTGGACGACGGCGAGATCACCGACGCCCACGGCAGGAAGGTCAACTTCGAGAACACAGTGATCGTCATGACCTCCAATGCCGGAAGCGACAAAAAGGAGGGGACCGTCGGATTTGACCGCACCCGCAACGAGCAGGGCAGGGACAGGGCGATGAAGGCGCTGGGGCAGTTCCTGCGGCCGGAATTCATCAACCGGGTGGACGAAATCGTCTACTTCAACCAGCTGACGGAGGAGAACTTCCGCGCCATTGCACGCATCATGCTGGGCGAGCTCACGGATTCCCTGAAGGAAAAGGGAATTGTTCTCAGCTGCGACGATGCGCTGGTGGATTGGCTGACCCACAAGTCCTACTCCCTGGCCTACGGCGCCAGAAACCTGCGCCGCACCATCCAGAAGGAACTGGAGGACCCCATGGCCATGGCCATTATCCAGAGTTACGAGTCTCCGGTGACGCAGATCAGGGCCACGGTGGAGAACAATGCCGTCAAGCTGTACACGCTTTAA
- a CDS encoding CvpA family protein: MNQAVIIDLCLLAVLLCAFFLGARRGLFRSLAGLVVIVVSLVCATLLANVLTEPVMEIFHPMLEEKLEQKVDRVMDGEALASAGGVTMPESTAADPVWEQARQLLQALGMGDHQAGSLADRVQEKVRDTGMEIASAVAESLLYSIVHGILFVLSFVVVLFALRLVVAATDLALKLPGLHFLNSAGGGLLGMGEGFLLLFLAVWALEQFGVSFSKELVESTYLLELFVTKSPLDLLSSL, translated from the coding sequence ATGAATCAAGCTGTTATAATAGACCTGTGTCTGCTGGCGGTGCTGCTGTGCGCCTTCTTCCTGGGTGCCCGCAGGGGGCTGTTCCGCTCCCTGGCGGGGCTGGTGGTGATTGTGGTGTCGCTGGTGTGTGCCACGCTGCTGGCCAACGTGCTGACGGAGCCGGTGATGGAGATTTTCCACCCCATGCTGGAGGAAAAGCTGGAGCAGAAGGTGGACCGTGTGATGGATGGGGAGGCGCTCGCCTCCGCCGGCGGTGTCACCATGCCGGAGAGCACAGCCGCCGACCCCGTTTGGGAACAGGCCCGGCAGCTGCTCCAGGCCCTGGGGATGGGAGACCATCAGGCGGGGTCCCTTGCGGACCGGGTCCAGGAAAAGGTGCGGGACACCGGCATGGAGATCGCCTCCGCTGTGGCGGAGAGCCTGCTGTATTCCATCGTACATGGGATTTTGTTTGTGTTGTCCTTTGTGGTGGTGCTGTTTGCGCTGCGGCTTGTGGTCGCGGCCACGGACCTGGCGCTGAAGCTGCCGGGGCTCCATTTCCTCAACAGCGCCGGCGGAGGGCTTCTGGGCATGGGAGAGGGATTTTTGCTCCTGTTTTTAGCGGTTTGGGCGCTGGAACAGTTTGGAGTAAGTTTTTCCAAGGAGTTGGTGGAGTCCACCTATCTGCTGGAGCTGTTTGTGACAAAGAGTCCTCTGGACCTGCTGTCATCTCTATAG
- a CDS encoding DUF5711 family protein, producing MDEKKKTPGRLRRFLIFLLTLIVVLAVVLVAAYRDGTGFDVLRRYFSYGTSEGSGAVPFTYDASTSNRFAPMGSGLAMASATTAQVMTAKENYTQEVKMTHPALDVGKDHMVAYDIGGTSLYVLSASETVLELKAEAEEPFLSANLNGSDYLAVTSEKKGYKGSVSVYDPGGELLFSFHSSDRFVTDGYVLENCKTLAVVTLGQKDSTFLSNVVLYPLDSEEPSGSYTISDGMVLAMGSVNGRLATVSDTQLTFADESGGVKGTYSYGGSFLREYDLGGSDFVPLLLNRYKAGSVGRLVTVSNSGEEIASLDVNDEVFNLSAAGRYVAVLYADRLVIYTEELQEYAILMDTSSARDVLVRPDGSALLLESERATLFLP from the coding sequence ATGGATGAGAAGAAAAAGACGCCAGGGCGGCTGCGCCGCTTTTTAATTTTCCTCCTGACGCTGATTGTGGTTTTGGCCGTGGTTTTGGTGGCGGCTTATCGGGACGGCACCGGCTTTGACGTGCTGCGCCGCTATTTCTCCTATGGGACCTCCGAGGGGTCCGGGGCGGTTCCCTTTACTTATGATGCCAGCACCTCCAACCGGTTTGCCCCCATGGGCAGCGGCCTGGCCATGGCGTCCGCCACCACCGCACAGGTGATGACCGCCAAGGAGAACTACACCCAGGAGGTCAAGATGACCCATCCCGCGCTGGACGTGGGCAAGGACCACATGGTGGCCTACGACATCGGCGGGACCAGCCTCTATGTGCTCAGTGCATCTGAGACGGTGCTGGAGCTGAAGGCGGAGGCGGAGGAGCCCTTCCTCAGCGCAAACCTCAACGGCTCCGACTATCTGGCGGTCACATCGGAGAAGAAGGGGTACAAGGGGAGCGTCAGCGTCTATGACCCCGGCGGCGAGCTGCTGTTTTCCTTCCACTCCTCCGACCGCTTTGTGACGGACGGCTATGTGCTGGAAAACTGCAAGACCCTGGCTGTGGTGACACTGGGCCAGAAGGACAGCACCTTCCTCAGCAATGTGGTGCTCTATCCCCTGGACTCGGAGGAGCCCTCCGGCAGCTACACTATCTCCGACGGAATGGTGCTTGCCATGGGCAGCGTCAACGGGCGGCTGGCCACAGTGTCCGATACCCAGCTGACCTTTGCCGACGAGAGCGGCGGCGTGAAGGGGACGTATTCCTATGGCGGCAGCTTTTTGAGGGAATACGACCTGGGCGGCAGCGACTTTGTGCCGCTGCTGCTGAACCGCTACAAGGCGGGAAGCGTTGGGCGGCTGGTGACGGTGTCGAACTCAGGCGAGGAGATCGCGTCGCTGGATGTGAACGACGAAGTGTTCAACCTCTCCGCCGCAGGCAGGTACGTGGCCGTGCTCTATGCCGACCGGCTTGTGATTTACACCGAAGAGCTTCAGGAGTACGCCATTTTGATGGACACCTCCAGCGCCAGGGATGTGCTGGTGCGCCCGGACGGCTCCGCGCTGCTGCTGGAGTCGGAGCGGGCCACGCTGTTCCTTCCCTGA